In Massilia violaceinigra, one DNA window encodes the following:
- a CDS encoding succinate dehydrogenase iron-sulfur subunit, with translation MTRTVKLKIYRYDPDQDAKPYMQDVTVELQDTDKMLLDALQRIKSDVDDSLALRRSCREGVCGSDAMNINGKNGLACTTNLNELTQPIVLRPLAGLPVIRDLIVDMTQFFKQYDSIKPYLVNESIPPEKERLQTPTEREELDGLYECILCACCSTSCPSFWWNPDKFVGPAGLLQAYRFIADSRDEATGERLDNLEDPYRLFRCHSIMNCVDVCPKGLNPNKAIGKIKELMVRRAV, from the coding sequence ATGACACGCACCGTAAAACTGAAAATCTACCGCTACGATCCCGACCAGGATGCCAAGCCGTACATGCAAGACGTGACCGTCGAGCTGCAGGACACCGACAAGATGCTGCTCGACGCCCTGCAGCGCATCAAGTCGGACGTGGACGACTCGCTGGCCCTGCGCCGCTCCTGCCGTGAAGGCGTGTGCGGTTCGGACGCGATGAACATCAACGGCAAGAACGGCCTGGCCTGCACCACCAACCTGAACGAGCTGACCCAGCCGATCGTCCTGCGTCCGCTGGCCGGCCTGCCGGTGATCCGCGACCTGATCGTCGACATGACGCAGTTTTTCAAGCAGTACGATTCGATCAAGCCGTACCTGGTGAACGAGTCGATCCCGCCTGAAAAAGAGCGCCTGCAGACCCCGACCGAGCGCGAAGAGCTCGACGGCCTGTACGAGTGCATCCTGTGCGCCTGCTGCTCGACGTCGTGCCCGTCGTTCTGGTGGAATCCGGACAAGTTCGTCGGCCCTGCGGGCCTCTTGCAAGCCTACCGCTTCATCGCCGACAGCCGCGACGAAGCCACCGGCGAGCGCCTGGATAACCTGGAAGACCCGTACCGCCTGTTCCGCTGCCACTCGATCATGAATTGCGTCGACGTTTGCCCGAAGGGTTTGAACCCGAACAAGGCAATCGGCAAGATCAAGGAATTGATGGTTCGCCGCGCTGTATAA
- a CDS encoding FAD assembly factor SdhE translates to MNTHQSDPANRSRLRWRSRRGLLENDLILTRFLDAHEEGLTDEEVDALTRLLDLADNPLMDLILARKEPEGEVDLPHVRALLLRLQQA, encoded by the coding sequence GTGAATACGCACCAATCCGACCCGGCCAACCGCTCGCGACTGCGCTGGCGCAGCCGCCGGGGGTTGCTCGAAAACGACCTGATCCTCACGCGCTTCCTTGACGCGCATGAGGAAGGGTTGACAGATGAAGAAGTCGATGCGCTGACCCGGCTGCTCGATCTGGCGGACAATCCGCTGATGGACCTGATCCTGGCGCGCAAAGAGCCCGAAGGTGAAGTCGATTTGCCGCATGTGCGCGCCTTGCTGTTGCGCCTGCAGCAAGCGTGA
- a CDS encoding citrate synthase has protein sequence MNISDTKATLSFSDGSTPIDMPIYKGTVGPDVIDIRKLYAQTGKFTYDPGFMSTAACNSTITYIDGDKGELLYRGYPIEQLAVNCDFLETCYLLLNGELPNKEENQKFSDTVTKHTMVHEQMQFFFRGFRRDAHPMSVLVGTVGALASFYHDSLDINDPHHREVSAIRLIAKMPTLVAMSYKYSIGQPFVYPRNDLSYSANFMRMMFGNPCEEYKVNEVLVRALDRILILHADHEQNASTSTVRLAGSSGANPFACIAAGIACLWGPAHGGANEAALNMLKEIGTVDKIPEFIAKVKDKNSGVKLMGFGHRVYKNFDPRAKLMRETCHEVLQELGLQDDPLFKLAMALEKIALEDEYFVSRKLYPNVDFYSGIVQSALGIPVSLFTGIFAMARTIGWIAQWNEMISDPEQKIGRPRQLFVGSPTRDVKPMDKR, from the coding sequence ATGAACATCTCTGATACCAAAGCCACCCTGTCGTTTTCCGATGGCAGCACGCCCATCGACATGCCGATTTACAAGGGCACCGTTGGCCCGGACGTCATCGACATCCGCAAGCTGTACGCCCAGACCGGCAAATTCACGTACGACCCGGGCTTCATGTCGACCGCCGCCTGCAACTCGACCATCACCTACATCGATGGCGACAAGGGCGAACTGCTGTACCGCGGTTACCCGATCGAGCAACTGGCCGTCAATTGCGACTTCCTGGAAACCTGCTACCTGCTGCTGAACGGCGAACTGCCGAACAAAGAAGAAAACCAGAAATTCAGCGACACCGTCACCAAGCACACCATGGTGCACGAGCAGATGCAATTCTTCTTCCGCGGCTTCCGCCGTGACGCGCACCCGATGTCGGTGCTGGTTGGCACCGTCGGCGCGTTGGCCTCGTTCTACCACGACTCGCTCGACATCAACGACCCGCATCACCGCGAAGTATCGGCCATCCGCCTGATCGCCAAGATGCCGACCCTGGTCGCCATGTCGTACAAATACTCGATCGGCCAGCCGTTCGTGTACCCACGCAACGACCTGTCGTACAGCGCCAACTTCATGCGCATGATGTTCGGCAATCCGTGCGAAGAATACAAAGTCAACGAAGTGCTGGTGCGTGCACTCGACCGCATCCTGATCCTGCACGCGGACCACGAGCAGAACGCGTCGACCTCGACCGTTCGCCTGGCTGGTTCGTCGGGCGCCAACCCGTTCGCCTGTATCGCTGCCGGCATCGCCTGCCTGTGGGGCCCGGCGCACGGTGGCGCGAACGAAGCGGCACTGAACATGCTCAAGGAAATCGGCACCGTCGACAAGATTCCTGAGTTCATCGCCAAGGTGAAAGACAAGAACTCCGGCGTCAAGCTGATGGGTTTCGGTCACCGCGTGTACAAGAACTTCGACCCGCGCGCCAAGCTGATGCGCGAAACCTGCCACGAAGTGCTGCAAGAGCTGGGTCTGCAGGACGATCCGCTGTTCAAGCTGGCCATGGCGCTGGAAAAAATCGCGCTGGAAGACGAATACTTCGTGTCGCGCAAGCTGTACCCGAACGTCGACTTCTACTCGGGCATCGTGCAATCGGCGCTGGGCATTCCGGTGTCGCTGTTTACCGGTATCTTCGCGATGGCGCGCACCATCGGCTGGATCGCGCAATGGAACGAGATGATTTCCGATCCAGAGCAAAAGATCGGCCGTCCACGCCAGCTGTTCGTCGGCTCGCCGACGCGCGACGTGAAACCGATGGACAAACGCTGA
- a CDS encoding Atrophin-1 multi-domain protein: MKLLVAVGTLALASVTQAYAQTVPTAPFGTYQKPFAADSLWNSYPVKPVFDTWQIPATTWNPAIQGGDYSSGIFEAKASDAPMLIYPVAGRSGVVDTDTEMSTPTYTIPHWPANTVPAKGSDGHADIIDAGLNRIYSFSNLKKNTEGKWTATRVSWTPLNGTGWGDPAHHYQGARAAGPAPTGGMIRIAEANDGKPLFEHALSMSLDFTGLLAGADRYTYPATAADTPIPDKPNTGRIPEGARVMLPPDFDLSKITDARLLKVARTLMKYGAYVVDRNYNTPFAIYVEIGADWSASPPAQLDLVRKGLRRVLGQSGHIDGNGIPRVPESRVNLLSLRGAWTLIDGVGSQGVYDTFSQSLVWGTTTTRPMTQINYSNWGLGRVANKYPSAPKRYKLSVESTGGTTMSMTMQVGTVKTTTAQLGNGQSETVVWPDKATAFFTAKKPVGGPANLKARLIELPAGE, translated from the coding sequence ATGAAATTACTTGTAGCTGTTGGAACACTCGCGCTGGCGTCCGTGACGCAGGCGTACGCACAGACCGTACCCACGGCACCTTTTGGCACCTACCAAAAACCCTTTGCCGCCGATTCGCTCTGGAATTCCTATCCGGTCAAACCGGTATTCGACACCTGGCAAATCCCGGCCACCACATGGAATCCAGCCATTCAAGGCGGCGATTACTCATCCGGAATTTTCGAAGCGAAAGCCAGCGACGCACCGATGCTGATTTACCCGGTCGCCGGCAGGAGCGGCGTGGTCGATACCGACACCGAGATGTCGACCCCGACCTACACGATTCCCCATTGGCCGGCAAACACTGTTCCCGCGAAAGGCAGCGATGGCCATGCCGATATCATCGATGCGGGCCTGAACCGGATCTATTCGTTTTCCAACCTGAAGAAAAACACCGAAGGCAAGTGGACCGCGACCAGGGTGTCGTGGACGCCTTTGAACGGCACTGGCTGGGGTGACCCGGCCCATCACTATCAGGGAGCGCGCGCGGCCGGTCCCGCGCCGACGGGCGGCATGATCCGCATCGCCGAGGCCAATGATGGAAAACCGCTGTTCGAGCACGCCCTGTCCATGTCGCTCGATTTCACAGGATTGCTGGCCGGGGCCGACCGCTACACCTATCCGGCGACCGCAGCCGATACCCCGATACCGGACAAGCCGAACACGGGCCGGATTCCCGAAGGCGCGCGCGTCATGCTGCCGCCCGATTTCGACCTGAGCAAGATCACCGATGCGCGGCTGCTGAAGGTCGCCAGGACGTTGATGAAATACGGCGCCTATGTCGTCGACCGCAACTACAACACGCCCTTTGCGATCTATGTGGAAATTGGCGCGGACTGGTCCGCGTCGCCGCCTGCCCAGCTCGACCTGGTACGCAAGGGGCTGCGCCGGGTGCTCGGACAGAGCGGCCACATCGACGGCAACGGTATCCCGCGCGTGCCGGAATCGCGCGTCAACCTGCTCTCGCTGCGCGGCGCCTGGACCCTGATCGATGGCGTTGGCTCGCAAGGCGTGTACGACACCTTCAGCCAGTCGCTGGTGTGGGGCACGACCACGACGCGGCCGATGACCCAGATTAACTATTCGAACTGGGGCCTCGGCCGGGTCGCGAACAAGTACCCTAGCGCGCCCAAGCGCTACAAGCTGTCGGTCGAATCGACGGGTGGCACCACCATGAGCATGACGATGCAGGTGGGCACCGTCAAAACGACGACTGCGCAACTGGGCAATGGCCAGAGCGAGACGGTGGTATGGCCCGATAAAGCCACCGCCTTCTTCACGGCCAAAAAGCCGGTGGGCGGACCAGCGAACCTGAAAGCGCGCCTGATCGAACTGCCGGCAGGCGAATAA
- a CDS encoding nuclear transport factor 2 family protein: protein MKKTLLACILSLFTLAAFAQPSDPAAPYTKQINAFIDEWHDDAAHARPAYFDKMAKHGVYIGTDKTELWNRDQFKAWAKRFFDKGSAWSFKATKRNVYMSADKKFIWFDELLDTQMGVCQASGVMRKTDKGFEIEHYQLSIAVPNPVADKVTKTIKDFEAAPSAK from the coding sequence ATGAAGAAAACCCTGCTGGCCTGCATCCTGTCCCTGTTCACCCTGGCCGCGTTTGCCCAGCCATCCGACCCCGCCGCGCCCTATACGAAGCAGATCAACGCCTTCATCGACGAATGGCACGACGACGCCGCGCATGCGCGTCCGGCCTATTTCGACAAGATGGCGAAGCATGGGGTTTATATCGGCACCGACAAGACCGAGCTGTGGAACCGCGACCAGTTCAAGGCCTGGGCCAAACGCTTCTTCGACAAGGGCTCGGCGTGGTCTTTTAAAGCCACCAAGCGCAATGTATATATGTCCGCCGACAAGAAATTCATCTGGTTCGATGAACTCCTCGATACCCAGATGGGGGTGTGCCAGGCCAGCGGGGTTATGCGCAAGACGGACAAGGGATTCGAGATCGAGCATTATCAGCTCTCCATCGCCGTTCCCAATCCGGTGGCGGACAAGGTGACCAAAACGATCAAGGATTTTGAAGCGGCTCCATCCGCGAAATAA
- the gluQRS gene encoding tRNA glutamyl-Q(34) synthetase GluQRS, translating into MLNRPHYIGRFAPSPSGPLHQGSLVAAMASYLDVKAHHGRWLVRIEDVDEGRSVPGAAETMLALLRSLGMDWDGDVVWQSQRKQLYQTAADKLGAHVYPCGCNRREIADSRLGTAPDGSAIYPGTCRNGLAPGKTMRSLRVRVPDMRVPDAAGTAGIINSRAIPAGSPATTADIPATPAVAGLIAFTDRAAGYMAQHLATESGDFVLKRADGFWAYQLAVVVDDAEQGVTDIVRGADLIDSTPRQIYLQHLLGVPTPRYLHVPVVRNADGEKLSKQTGALAVAPDNEGQALRALHAAAAFLQLPVAQTDSISTFWQAAITAWAHRVGLSCGPV; encoded by the coding sequence GTGCTCAATCGACCTCACTATATTGGCCGCTTCGCGCCCTCGCCATCCGGTCCGCTGCACCAGGGATCGCTGGTGGCGGCCATGGCCAGCTATCTGGATGTCAAAGCCCATCATGGCCGCTGGCTGGTGCGGATCGAAGATGTGGACGAAGGCCGCAGCGTGCCGGGCGCCGCTGAGACCATGCTGGCGCTCCTGCGGTCCCTGGGCATGGACTGGGACGGCGACGTGGTCTGGCAGAGTCAGCGCAAGCAGCTGTACCAGACCGCCGCGGACAAACTCGGCGCGCACGTCTATCCCTGCGGCTGCAACCGCCGCGAAATCGCCGATTCCCGCCTCGGCACCGCACCCGATGGGTCCGCCATCTATCCCGGCACCTGCCGTAATGGCTTGGCGCCAGGCAAGACCATGCGCAGTCTGCGCGTACGGGTGCCCGACATGCGGGTACCCGACGCGGCCGGGACGGCAGGCATCATCAATAGTCGCGCCATCCCGGCCGGCAGTCCCGCGACCACGGCCGACATTCCCGCAACCCCGGCCGTTGCCGGCCTGATCGCATTCACCGACCGTGCCGCCGGTTACATGGCGCAGCATCTGGCAACCGAGTCAGGCGACTTCGTTCTCAAGCGCGCCGATGGCTTCTGGGCCTACCAGCTTGCCGTCGTTGTCGATGACGCGGAGCAGGGCGTTACCGACATCGTGCGCGGCGCCGACCTGATCGATTCGACGCCGCGCCAGATTTATCTGCAACACCTGCTGGGCGTGCCTACTCCTCGCTATCTGCATGTGCCGGTCGTGCGCAATGCGGATGGCGAAAAGCTCTCCAAGCAGACAGGCGCGCTGGCGGTAGCCCCCGACAATGAAGGCCAGGCCTTGCGCGCACTGCACGCCGCCGCCGCATTCCTGCAACTGCCAGTCGCGCAGACGGACTCCATCAGCACGTTCTGGCAGGCGGCGATCACCGCCTGGGCGCACCGTGTCGGATTATCTTGCGGGCCCGTCTGA
- a CDS encoding CHRD domain-containing protein — MNRILSSLAIVFAMLLAPPAFADVTTYRATMSGPSEAPPNASPAFSIATFIIDDVAMTLSMNVPFFNLRGTSTTAHIHCCTADLLTGIAPPATPELNQFGFPTDVRQGVFNATLSLADPSAFNPGFLQASGGTVEQARAALIQGFASNKAYFNIHSAQFPAGEIRGFIVAVPEPGSWAMMPLGLGVLGFIARKKRR, encoded by the coding sequence ATGAACCGTATCCTCTCATCGCTGGCAATCGTGTTTGCCATGCTGCTTGCACCACCGGCGTTCGCCGACGTCACCACCTACCGCGCCACCATGAGCGGCCCGAGCGAGGCGCCACCGAATGCATCGCCCGCATTCAGCATCGCCACCTTCATCATCGACGACGTTGCCATGACCTTGTCGATGAACGTTCCTTTCTTCAATCTGCGCGGCACCAGCACCACGGCGCACATCCATTGCTGCACCGCCGATCTGCTGACCGGCATCGCGCCGCCGGCAACGCCCGAACTTAACCAGTTCGGCTTTCCGACGGATGTCAGGCAAGGCGTGTTCAATGCCACGCTCAGCCTGGCCGATCCCTCCGCGTTCAACCCGGGCTTCCTGCAGGCCAGTGGCGGGACCGTGGAACAGGCGCGCGCCGCGCTGATCCAGGGCTTTGCCAGCAACAAGGCTTACTTCAATATCCACTCCGCGCAGTTTCCGGCCGGCGAAATCCGCGGCTTCATCGTGGCGGTGCCGGAGCCGGGTTCCTGGGCGATGATGCCATTGGGATTGGGCGTACTGGGATTCATCGCGCGCAAGAAGCGGCGCTGA
- a CDS encoding DUF421 domain-containing protein produces the protein MFEMSHPWWEFVVRGAAVYLILLVMVRVSGRRTVGQFTPFDLLVVMLLSEAVSNSLTGGDQSLVGGFIVAVVLVGLNMTMSFLSSHSKKMSDILDGSAVLLGRDGELYDKVMKRCRISREEVDQALRCSDCDIKDMRCAFLEADGQITIQRK, from the coding sequence ATGTTCGAAATGAGCCATCCCTGGTGGGAATTCGTCGTGCGCGGTGCGGCCGTGTATCTGATCCTGCTGGTCATGGTGCGCGTGTCCGGGCGCCGCACGGTGGGCCAGTTCACGCCCTTCGACCTGCTGGTGGTGATGCTGCTGAGCGAGGCGGTGTCCAATTCGCTGACGGGCGGCGATCAATCGCTGGTTGGCGGCTTCATCGTGGCGGTGGTGCTGGTCGGACTGAATATGACGATGTCGTTCCTGTCATCGCACAGCAAGAAAATGTCCGACATTCTCGACGGCAGCGCCGTGCTGCTGGGACGCGACGGCGAACTGTACGACAAAGTGATGAAACGCTGCCGGATTTCACGCGAAGAGGTTGACCAGGCCCTGCGCTGCTCCGATTGCGACATCAAGGACATGCGCTGCGCATTTCTTGAAGCCGATGGGCAAATCACGATCCAGAGGAAATAG
- a CDS encoding PEP-CTERM sorting domain-containing protein produces MKLLSVLLGLVLIAHARADASLLGDTVDAGMYRTIDTGKGVGRINGFGLDSPFVVENGLADQKNYSVAYTLNVDADRFVMDYRNPFAWGAGIVFRLTDLDFSNGASLQSLMIDTNMVGYGLTFGADYVEINLSGVSGTRDAYFSGQFITTAVPEPTSIAMLSLGLAVVGFGAHRARKARQA; encoded by the coding sequence ATGAAGTTGTTGTCAGTATTGTTGGGACTCGTTTTGATCGCCCATGCACGCGCCGATGCATCCTTGCTGGGAGACACGGTCGACGCCGGCATGTACCGCACCATCGACACCGGCAAAGGTGTCGGCCGGATCAATGGCTTCGGTCTGGACAGCCCGTTTGTCGTCGAGAACGGCCTGGCCGACCAGAAAAACTACAGCGTTGCCTACACGCTTAATGTCGACGCTGACCGCTTCGTCATGGATTACAGGAACCCGTTCGCCTGGGGCGCTGGGATTGTCTTTCGCCTGACGGACCTGGACTTCAGCAACGGCGCGTCGCTGCAATCACTGATGATCGATACCAATATGGTGGGCTACGGCCTGACCTTCGGGGCCGACTACGTCGAAATCAACCTGAGCGGCGTGAGCGGCACGCGCGATGCCTACTTCAGTGGCCAGTTCATCACCACGGCCGTGCCGGAACCGACCTCGATCGCGATGCTCTCGCTGGGGCTGGCGGTGGTCGGCTTCGGCGCACATCGCGCCCGCAAGGCCCGTCAAGCCTGA
- a CDS encoding ribonuclease Z → MFKLTFLGTSSGVPTKNRNVTALALQTSLNRDWWLIDCGEGTQHRLQHVPLTVHDLAGICITHIHGDHSYGLPGFLASAAMNGRKRPLILIAPLAVKAWLDATMLHTELFLPFPLIHVDVAGGQQVHQEPGLTIERHHLSHRAPSVGFRFAVESVKWKLDSAALRARGVPSGPLWGKLQAGHDVTLDDGTTLAAADFRVSDVQRAVAVIGGDNDTPSLLSDACAEAQVLVHEATYTEAILQKVGPGPTHSSVQRVAQFATERGLPNLILTHFSARYDNPEGMAELEAEARQHYAGNLFLAQDFASYELDAAGVVQELSVLGSRGATQ, encoded by the coding sequence ATGTTCAAACTGACCTTTCTCGGCACGTCCTCGGGCGTGCCCACCAAAAACCGCAACGTCACCGCGCTGGCGCTGCAGACCTCCCTGAACCGCGACTGGTGGCTGATCGACTGCGGCGAGGGCACCCAGCATCGCCTGCAGCACGTGCCCCTGACGGTGCACGACCTGGCCGGCATTTGCATCACCCATATCCATGGCGATCACAGCTACGGCTTGCCCGGTTTCCTGGCCAGCGCCGCCATGAATGGACGCAAGCGCCCGCTGATCCTCATCGCGCCGCTGGCCGTCAAGGCCTGGCTGGACGCGACCATGCTGCATACCGAGCTGTTCCTGCCGTTTCCGCTGATCCATGTGGATGTCGCCGGCGGGCAGCAGGTGCATCAGGAACCGGGCCTGACGATCGAGCGCCATCATTTGTCGCACCGGGCGCCGAGCGTCGGCTTTCGCTTCGCCGTCGAGAGCGTCAAGTGGAAACTCGACAGCGCCGCCTTGCGCGCGCGCGGCGTGCCGTCCGGTCCGCTGTGGGGCAAGTTGCAGGCCGGGCACGATGTGACGCTCGACGATGGCACCACGCTGGCGGCCGCCGATTTCCGCGTGTCCGATGTCCAGCGCGCGGTGGCGGTGATTGGCGGCGACAACGATACCCCGTCGCTGCTGAGCGACGCCTGCGCGGAGGCGCAAGTGCTGGTGCACGAGGCCACCTACACCGAGGCCATCCTGCAGAAAGTCGGACCCGGGCCGACCCACAGCTCCGTGCAGCGCGTGGCGCAGTTCGCCACCGAACGCGGCTTGCCGAATTTGATCCTGACGCATTTCAGCGCGCGCTATGACAACCCGGAAGGCATGGCGGAACTGGAAGCCGAGGCGCGCCAGCATTACGCGGGCAACCTGTTCCTGGCGCAGGATTTTGCCAGCTATGAACTCGATGCGGCCGGGGTAGTGCAGGAGCTGTCGGTGCTGGGCTCCCGTGGCGCTACACAATAA
- a CDS encoding oxidoreductase-like domain-containing protein, with protein sequence MPRKSSSKGIATVAKAASRQESAPLPPVQPGLEDCCRSGCTPCVFDLYDDAMDRYRIEMAAWQSRHPGAPASK encoded by the coding sequence ATGCCGCGTAAGTCTTCGTCCAAGGGCATCGCGACGGTTGCCAAGGCAGCCTCCCGGCAAGAATCCGCTCCGCTGCCACCGGTCCAGCCCGGCCTGGAGGATTGCTGCCGCAGCGGCTGCACGCCCTGCGTATTCGATCTGTACGACGATGCGATGGATCGCTACAGGATCGAGATGGCAGCTTGGCAATCTCGACATCCGGGCGCACCGGCCAGCAAATAA
- a CDS encoding BlaI/MecI/CopY family transcriptional regulator, whose amino-acid sequence MSEPSATPKPTASELEMLRLLWQLGPASAKQVHQAAVASRPDMAYATVLRLLQLMHTKGLLTRDESARAHVYAPAQPQDSLQTSLIKELIHKAFSGSGKELVLAALRGHVSARERAEIQAILDQEK is encoded by the coding sequence ATGTCCGAGCCGTCCGCCACCCCCAAGCCCACCGCATCGGAACTGGAGATGCTGCGCCTGCTGTGGCAACTCGGCCCGGCCAGCGCCAAACAGGTGCACCAGGCGGCTGTGGCCAGCCGTCCCGACATGGCGTACGCGACCGTGCTGCGCCTGCTCCAGCTGATGCACACCAAGGGCTTGCTCACGCGCGACGAAAGCGCCCGCGCGCATGTGTACGCGCCGGCGCAGCCGCAGGATTCGCTCCAGACCAGCCTGATCAAGGAACTGATCCACAAGGCGTTTTCGGGGTCCGGCAAGGAACTGGTGCTGGCGGCGTTGCGCGGCCATGTGAGCGCGCGCGAACGGGCCGAGATTCAGGCGATCCTGGATCAGGAAAAGTGA
- a CDS encoding Fe2+-dependent dioxygenase gives MMLHIPHVLSPDQVATMRLALDNADWTDGRATVGAQGAQVKHNQQLPDNGPVAAELGRIILAALATNPLYFAAALPLRTVPPLFNRYTGGEHYGAHVDGAVRNVAGSALPLRTDLSCTLFLCEPEDYDGGELIINDTYGVHEVKLPAGDMIVYPSSSVHKVEPVTRGSRVCSFFWVQSMVRDDGRRAMLLELDQTIVRLRARLGDTEETVGLTGHYHNLLRMWSEI, from the coding sequence ATGATGCTCCATATTCCCCACGTGCTCAGTCCCGACCAGGTCGCCACCATGCGCCTGGCGCTCGACAACGCCGACTGGACCGACGGCCGTGCCACCGTCGGAGCCCAGGGCGCGCAGGTCAAGCACAACCAGCAACTGCCCGACAACGGTCCCGTGGCTGCTGAACTGGGCCGCATCATCCTCGCGGCTCTGGCCACCAATCCCCTCTACTTCGCCGCCGCCCTGCCCCTGCGCACCGTGCCGCCGCTGTTCAACCGCTACACCGGCGGCGAACACTACGGCGCACACGTGGACGGCGCCGTGCGCAACGTGGCTGGCAGCGCCTTGCCGCTGCGTACCGACCTGTCCTGCACCCTGTTCCTGTGCGAGCCCGAGGACTACGATGGCGGCGAACTGATCATCAACGATACCTACGGCGTGCATGAAGTCAAATTGCCGGCAGGCGACATGATCGTCTACCCTTCGTCCAGTGTGCACAAAGTCGAGCCGGTCACGCGCGGCAGCCGCGTCTGCTCCTTTTTCTGGGTGCAAAGCATGGTGCGCGACGATGGCCGCCGCGCCATGCTGCTCGAACTCGACCAGACCATCGTTCGCCTGCGCGCCCGCCTTGGCGATACCGAGGAAACGGTCGGCCTGACCGGGCATTATCACAACCTGCTGCGGATGTGGTCGGAGATCTGA